A genomic stretch from Aedes albopictus strain Foshan chromosome 2, AalbF5, whole genome shotgun sequence includes:
- the LOC115271055 gene encoding nucleus accumbens-associated protein 1-like, whose protein sequence is MELGAAIITRNSVDGKYRIRWHSCLHGWNNIVDILYRQAKFCDVSLGVHGPAGIQIIKAHRFVLAHASTYFANVFENLTTHRLHAAVVMIPPIVSESTMNLLLHYIYTGEVIIPQDLIGELFKAGKILQIKGFMTTSPPGSKPFTTECPLKPVAVKPREKTATAVPKDQGKTPVTIAAMPVAISKHVPNNAQELAGPSFRVMTTIAPIAKEICDAASSHAAVEKTTTEEQPSAVVDDPNQKLESNLPKLVCSACEKACGTVEQYNSHLDVEHGSMDPPMKKLKLMEEDWSAEFYSFVLCKDK, encoded by the exons ATGGAGctgggtgccgctatcatcacTCGGAATTCCGTCGATGGCAAGTATCGTATCCGTTGGCATTCCTGCCTGCATGGTTGGAACAACATTGTGGATATCCTCTACAG ACAAGCCAAGTTCTGCGATGTTTCACTTGGCGTTCATGGCCCTGCGGGCATTCAGATCATCAAGGCGCACCGTTTCGTATTGGCGCACGCAAGCACG TATTTCGCAAACGTATTCGAGAATCTGACGACACATCGCCTGCACGCGGCCGTAGTGATGATCCCTCCCATAGTAAGCGAAAGCACGATGAATCTGCTGCTGCACTACATTTACACCGGCGAGGTCATAATTCCGCAGGATTTGATTGGCGAACTGTTCAAGGCGGGTAAGATTCTTCAAATCAAAGGCTTCATGACGACGTCGCCCCCCGGATCCAAGCCGTTCACAACCGAATGTCCGTTGAAGCCGGTCGCGGTTAAACCAAGGGAAAAAACGGCCACAGCCGTCCCAAAAGACCAGGGCAAAACACCAGTCACGATAGCTGCGATGCCAGTGGCGATTTCTAAGCATGTCCCAAACAATGCCCAAGAGCTTGCCGGACCATCTTTCAGAGTCATGACGACGATTGCTCCGATTGCAAAGGAAATCTGTGACGCGGCTTCTAGCCATGCTGCAGTCGAGAAGACCACTACTGAAGAGCAACCATCGGCGGTGGTGGATGATCCCAATCAGAAATTGGAGTCTAACCTCCCGAAATTGGTGTGCTCGGCTTGCGAGAAAGCTTGCGGCACTGTTGAGCAGTACAATTCGCACCTGGATGTCGAGCACGGTTCGATGGATCCTCCCATGAAGAAGCTTAAGCTAATGGAAGAGGACTGGTCTGCGGAGTTCTACAGCTTTGTGCTGTGCAAAGATAAGTAG